Genomic window (Cucumis sativus cultivar 9930 chromosome 2, Cucumber_9930_V3, whole genome shotgun sequence):
atttgcaaaaatagcaaaaacatttatgataatagggcAATGTCACTACTTTTgcacattttctaaattgcaaaagtagcaaagtTAAAAGCAGATAATCCTTTGGTACAtataattacttgtcatatttttcgtatatttgcaatatgtaaaaaagaGGTATTGTGACCtgcttttttctaaattttctttgtcatttgatgatatttttcttaatataatattgttgagggtctttaatttttagtagAGTTTGAGTTCAAATTAGGTTTTAATTGCAAGAAATGGGAGAGAAAAGTggaaaaattagaagaaaaaaaatgcaccAGACTCGATTTCAGGAGTTAGACCCAAATGCCTGACCCACCACCCAGGTCGATGCTGCCTCGTTTGCCCGATGCTCTCACTCGGCTCACACCTGTTTGAAGTGATGTGATGTGATGCTCTCCCTTGAAGACAAGAAAGGTAGTTGGAGTGATGTGACTTCATAGGATTAATATGGTGCTGAAAATTTCAGAAGAATAAAAGTTTTCCACTTAAAGTTGCTTATAGAAGCAATTCGTCTTCATAAAAAACCTAGAGAGCCTTGTACGGGAAAAAGTCCTGTATAGGCCAGAGAGAAGCCTACATGGAGCAAAAATAGAGTATGTATGGGGAAAAACCTAGAGAGCTGGTGGGTCTAGCCACCGGATGtactcttcttcatctttttttattagagtGTAACACGAAAGCTCATATTCTAAGAGGAGAAGAGTCATCCACCGTTCCCCCTAACTTTTGTTTCAATCCACTCttctttcattcaatttttgtatttctttgtaatatatgttgttcatattgtacaatggcCTAAGACCtacattctttatatatatattacatgtttatacattttcaattcaTCATTTCTTGACTTTTCACCTATCAATGTGTTATTAGTAGTTGGATTTGTGGTAAGTTCTCGATAAGAAGTTTAACTTATACGGTTTATCATATTAGTTGAGCTATACTCATAACTTGGTCAATGTTAATAGTCAACTACCCGAGAGGACAAGTGGCAACAATAAGGCTAATGCGCACAAGGAGGGGTTTGGGTAACAAACCTCACCTTAGCGAGATAACTTCCAACTTTTGTATCCTAAAATGCAAACAAGTGTAGACATTAGGCACGGAGAGGTTGTTGTTCTTAAATGAGAAGTTCTATAAGTGCTATAAGTGAAGTCTTCTAGATAAATCCTGCCTAAccaaaaacaatcatttacaTCCTGAAAGGTGAGCAAGTGTTGCGTCTAAACACTTCGAGAGAAGGTCACCTTAATTATGAGCTAATTACGCAAGTTATATCACATAAAAGTTCTCGCATTGCTTAATTGTCTAATAGTGCATAGACCTTCTTTCACATTTATCtcacatacaagttagttAATTTAATCTTTCGTCTTATCATGCTTTACCCCCTGTGCATGAGTCTCCAGGTGACTTTAAAtaactttagttttattttatacacatttttttaccGCAACTAACCATCATAACACCTACGATGAGTAAGACCCTAAAACTAATATCttgaaacaattttcaatgttCGACTTTGGATCACCCAGAAAAACTTACTATTTCGCTTGCACTTGAACAAGCAGTAGGAAAACAATGGATTCAACGATGACTTAGGCTTAATGTGATAAAGAGGTACATAGTGAGTATATCACATGACCTATGGCGTATCGCTTAGAATGAACCACGTAATATAGAAAGACATGACAAACACAGTACATGCAGTGAACCTACTTAGTGAAATATTGCAATTGCATTACACAAATATTAGATTACTAAGACTAAATCCCAAACAACATGTTGTTCCAACAAAagatatcaaatcatttttgtaaatggatggaaactaattttttcctatattttgatataagTGTTGTCATAAAGGTTTTAagtgaattgaaaatttcaaaacgtAATGGCtataagagagaaaattattttaataacctttaaaaattattaacaatgaaaaatatgaaagataaGATTTCAAAATTGCCATGTACTTTACTTACTCCTGCGTTCCTTTCTTTCCCCTTTTAACTTCACTCACGTCTTTATATAAATGCCATCCCTCCACATTCACGTACACAATTCTCTTTCAATATCAACTCTCCTCTCATAAATGCCATATTTTACTAACCCGCTATAATTGTACTAATTCTTTCTATATTAGCGAAAGCAGGATGATGAGGGTGTTAAGGAAGTGTCTACCTAGTAGAGATGTCCGGATGCACCTACTGACCCGacatatcttttttaaaaaaaaactctcgaCTGATAGctcatctttttttcaaatggaaaCAATGCAAACCATcgacttttcttttcaagtacGAAAATGCCAACCAGAATTGATTGCACCAGCAAATCCTACACCCTATGAATTTAAACAACTTTCTGATGTGGATGATCAACAAATCTTAAGATTTCAAGTGCCATTGGTAAATATCTATCACCATAATCCAAGTTTGGAGGGACGAGACCCAGTAAAggtaataaattaataatcgATAATTACATGAGATACCATCTCCCGGGCAATATTTCACGATGAAATgagcaaaatatatatttcacatattgtatttgtattgtCAGGTCCTCTTATATTTCTAATGTGCGGTTCTTAACGACATGATTGTTCTCTTTGTTTtcactatttaaaattttttattttcgacAAAGAAAGGATGAAAAAGGATTTTGTTTTCGACAAAGATAAGGatgaaaaaattgatcaactattcttacattttttttcttacttgtCTTGATTCAAACTTCCAGCTTTAATTTCGTATGTAAATGTATCTCACAACCAATTGGTCTActtaaaaattttgtgttcAACAAGGTGTTTTAAGATGCTGTACTCTTTAAGTCAACTATGTTCTTATGATCCAATATCATGTAAGTCgttatattaaatatacatgAGGTTCTGTCTCACAAGATGACAATGAGGAAAAGATGTAACTCATATACATGTGAGATTTTCAATCTGGCAAGATGAGAATTTAGATAAAGGAGCAATCCATGTATCCTATAAAGTTTGTGACATCTCTGcgtcatatttttctaatatgagattttcttcaaacaaaggtaataaaggaAGCAATTGGAAAGGCATTGGTGTTTTACTACCCTTTAGCAGGAAGATTGAGAGAAGGGCCAGGTAGAAAGCTTTTTGTAGAATGTACAGGTGAAGGAATCTTGTTCGTTGAAGCGGATGCAGATGTCAGCTTAGAACAATTTAGGGATACTCTTCCATATTCACTTTCAAGTATGGAGATCAACATTCTACATAACGCTTTAAATTCTGATGGAGTCCTTAATTCTCCATTATTGCTCATTCAGGTATACCATATTTGTCTTCCTTTTAtgttatgcttttttttttttcattaatatgaGGGggaaatgtaattttaaaaaatttaaagcttGGTTTTGGAAATCATATTTGGTTATACttggttctttttatttgatactgatgtttgagttttttttagtgCTTTTCAATCACGTTTTACATAAGATAATCATTGAGTTCTTAgctaaattaaagaaaaaataagtgCTAAATTCGAAAAAACAAGTGCttagaaagttttgaaaacatgatTAGAAATTAGATAAATAGAACTAACAAAACtcatattttttccttttatccttcatctattttcttaaagaaacgAGACagtatgaaattaaaagttgatccTAATTAAAACACCAAACTAACAATTAGTTTGCCCTTTAATTTCACTTCATAGTTTTATTGGCCATGTAGGTGACAAGACTCAAGTGTGGAGGTTTCATCTTTGGTCTTCATTTGAATCATTCTGTGGCAGATGGTTTTGGCATTGTCCAATTCATAAAGGCTACAGCAGAGATAGCTCGTGGAGCTTTTGCTCCATCTATTTTACCAGTATGGCAAAGAGCTCTGTTAACCGCAAGAGACCCTCCCAGAATCACTTTTCGCCATTATGAATACGACCAAGTAGTCGACACGAAGAGCACCCTCATTCCAGTCAATAACATGATCGATCAAGTATTCTTCTTTAGCCAACTTCAAATCTCCACCCTTCGCAAAACTTTGCCTGCCCATCTTCACGATTGCTCCTCCTTCGAGATCTTCGCTGCCTATGTTTGGCGCCTCCGTACCATAGCCCTTCAATTTAAACCAGAGGAGGAAGTGCGGTTTGTTTGCGTTGTGAATCTACGCTCGAAGATCGACATACCATTAGGGTATTATGGTAATGCGATAGTTTTTCCTGCAGTAATCACCACCGTTGCGAAGCTTTGTGGGAACCCGCTTGGTTATGCTATAGACTTGATTAGGAAGGCTAAGGCTAAGGCGACGACGGAGTACATAAAGTCTATGGTGGATCTTATGGTGATTAAAGGACGACCCTGTTTAACTACAGTTGGATCGTTTATCATGTCAGATGTAACGAGAATTGGGTTCGAAAATGTGGACTTTGGATGGGAAAAGGCCATTTTTGGAGGACCTATAACCGGAGGGTCCGGAATTATACGAGGTATGACAAGCTTTTGTATACCTTTCATGAATAGAAATGGAGAAAAGGGAACTGTGATAACTTTATGCTTGCCTCCTCCAGCTATGGAAAGATTTAGGGAAATGTTCATGCCTCATTGCAAGTGAAATAAGTGGTTGATGAAGTTGATAGCCATATGCAAACTATTCTATTTGctttttgtaataaataagATTGTTTAAGGTGGGTCTgagttgaatatatatatatggagtAAAGTAGTATAAAATTCCCATCAAAATAAGATTTGCTTAAATCCtcttatttcttaaatactttttttcaaGTACTTACACTGTCAATTTAGACCCACCTTAATCAGGTttcactacaacaaaaatggtatAGGACGATAGTTATTTTCTGTCgcgaataaaatatttgacagTTATTTACCGTCATAGAAGCGAAAGTCATAGAAAGTTATTTCATgacaatttttgaaaactgtcacaataagttttttatgatagaaaataaatgtcgttgattattattttatgacaataaataactgtcatattttatattatgacaacaaataattgtTATCATTTGCGTATTAACgacaatttataattttaaaaaattcgtttattataacattttctaaatgCCAAGAATATGTCAATCGTGACAggttttttagaaattaaatgtcattgttttgctattgacgacatttttttcatgtcaaatataggaaaatcgtgacagtttttcttataaaaaaatatcattgttttaatattgacGATAATTATGGAGCGTAACGAATTCATaaattatgacatttattttctgttgtaaattcttcaattactacCATTTTCCCTGTTCTTATTGTCGCTCCACCATTATATGAACTATTTGAACgacaataatgttataatacataacacatatagaaacaaatggtcgacactttaatatatatacactataatacactttgtaatattaGTACATTTCCAAATACGAAGAAGAACAATATAATACCCTAATAGGTGACCTATGGTTTGATAAATTGTTCAaacttgattgaaaatgtacgaatattacaaagtgtattgtagtgtatatataatacagTGTATTATAGTGTACAAAATGTACAAATTCATGAGGCTCTTGCACTTGAGTATATCTTCTTTGAATTAGTACATGTATAATAGGTACATCTTATATATAGTGTTGGTTCTGCATTTAAGCTTATGTCCAAATCTATCCTACTCATGGGAGTACGGATTTTCTCTCGTAATCCCTCTTCAAATCGCTTGCACCTTTTAGCCTCATCCTCAATCAAACTGGTGGCGTACTTAGACAATTTTGTATACTTCTTCTCATATTCAACAACAGTCATTGAACTCTGAGTGAGCTTCAAGAACTCACTTCGTTTTTCATCATGGAAAGAGTGCAGATAAAACTATCAAAGAATGCCCCTTTAAACTCATCCCAACTTATATCAACATCAAAGTTAAAaatctcataattaatttttcattctctttttctcaaagcttCCTCCCATAGCCATGGAATCTTCCTAGACTATTTTCCTAATTCGAGCaaacaaaaatcaaccaaatgcttCACTAAAGAacttcatcaaacacattgtaagTGACCAAATTACTTCATCACACAGCCAACCATggagaaaaaatatagattCACATTGGGAAGATGACcctagacaaaaaaaaaaaaaaaaaacaatcttcTTCAACATAGCAAAATGCTTTCTTCATAGCATgccaaaaattatttatgagttcccttttgaaaaattgaagaaaatagaaaagagaaattaaatgcatatagaaaattgatattaCCTATTAGATTTCGTTTCGGCCACAAAAGCATAACCAACGTCGACGACCAAGGGAGTCTTGGAGCACACTGTAGTGACGTCAAACACCGACATGTGAAAGGTCCAATTCGCACAGCAAGCCATCTCTCTTCTCCCTGATCGTCTCGACATGTGGCAAAGGGTGGGACGACAAAGCAGAGGGTGAAAGTCCAAGTCGCACACCAAATGCCAATGGAGGCGGACGACAAAGCGGTAGAGGGTGGGGCGAATCAATGGAGGCCTTCGCAAGAGAGGTTTGGGGTGGAGGGTGGGATTGTTTgtggagatggagagaaagttgtttttttttattttattaattatttcagGATTTCACAAAATTTTAGCAACCTACGCCATGATTGATgctaaaactatttaatatttagtgaataatattcatttcttattaattcttttagtggcccaaattaaaacttgttgctaatagtaatattttttgtGATCTTTTTGTTGGATTGTTATCAAGTAATTTTTGCCCGTAAAAACTTTATCACtgaataatgattttttttatagtgaTATGTATATcttatgttcatttttttcttcttcatcttcaatgtGTGGGTTCTTCTGTATTCACAATCTAAATCACCATACCAAATTAGAGCTGGGAGAATAAGTGAAAAAGAGACAAAAGAGGAAAGATAAGTATTTCTTtccaattcttttctttttgtctttacctttcgttttttcttcttcatcttcaatgtGTGGGTTCTTCTGTATTCACAATCTAAATCACCATACCAAATTAGAGTTGGGAGAATAAGTGAAAAAGAGACAAAAGAGGAAAGATAAGTATTTCTTtccaattcttttctttttgtctttacCTTTCGTGTAGGTGCATCATGTAGGTGCATTGTGTAGGCACATCATACAGGTCTATCGTATAGGTGCATCTTACAGGTGTATCGTGTATTGTGTAGTTGTCCTCCATTTGTTTTGGGCttgcgagaaaaaaaaaatcccaataGAAACATTAATGAGGACTTTAACCACTATTAAGTTTGATGACAATGCATCAACATATCCAAAGAAAAATTGACAGAtggacaaaaaagaaagttctttcaaatttgaattttaagttgTGCTTGTATAAGGAAAAACAAACAGAACACATGTAGATAATAAAATAGCTAGCCACAAGAAGCTCAAAACTCATTGAAATTATACACCAATGTTTGTGGGCTTTTTGATCCTCCATCTTTTGGTgccaaaaattatttcattgccattattgatgatttttcatatatgtatTTGTGGTATGAAAAATTTGAGGCCATAGGTGCTTTAACCACTATTTGGAACCCATGGATTTGGGTAGATATGTTacttagaattttaaattgtgcattttaagaaaaaattatggaaaaaCAGTTATGgtgttataaaaaattaaaatttcataaatttcaaaacttaaaaagggTATTGaagtttaaacatttaatttaatttgtggtTGATAGTAGATAAGAGTTGGATGAATGTAATAATGTAGAAAGGGTAAAGTAATTTAACAtgttaagttttgtttttctacgTCACTCTTTCATTATTAAGTGTCCAATTTtccaaacataaaaatttagaggggccatttttccaatttctcCATTAATTTGGGATctttcatcatttaaaaattgtaaaaatttaaatcttagaCATGCCCCACCACTCTTCTCACCCACTCATTGTATgagttttcaatttaaacatgTTGCCTCCTCCCctcctttcatttttccaaCTTAATTAGTTTGACCTAAACTGTCATATTAGAAGAATATATACAGACATGGTATATTGTGAATCGATATGACTTTCTTGCAATTATAGTAGTCATAGATTTGTTCTTGTGATGATTTTGTTGCTTGTGATTAGAACGTTATGGAGTTTTAGGATTAGAGTCCCCTTTCTCATTGTTTTAgaatgtttgaattttcaatttaaacatgTGCCCCTCCCTCTCCCCCTCCCCCAAAActcattattttagaattttgagtTTCATCCATTTGAGAGTAGTATCATTATTCTTTGAAGTGCTAAGTTTCGTTTATTGAGTTTGATCATATTGAATTTGTTGCTTTTGATATAGACATGCCACCTTTCATCATTATGGAGTTTGTTGTTTTCCCTTTAGATATGtcccctccctccctcccccTTCATTGTTTTAGAATGGTTGAGTTTTATCTATTTGAGTAGTGTCATATTTAAAGTACCCAAGTTTCTTTGCATGATTACATGttatacttatttattttgttatgttaCACATTTCAGATTTGACGCACAAATGGTCTTTTATACAAGATTTTGATGCTGACTTCGGATG
Coding sequences:
- the LOC101208031 gene encoding benzyl alcohol O-benzoyltransferase, whose protein sequence is MMRVLRKCLPSRDVRMHLLTRHIFFKKKLSTDSSSFFQMETMQTIDFSFQVRKCQPELIAPANPTPYEFKQLSDVDDQQILRFQVPLVNIYHHNPSLEGRDPVKVIKEAIGKALVFYYPLAGRLREGPGRKLFVECTGEGILFVEADADVSLEQFRDTLPYSLSSMEINILHNALNSDGVLNSPLLLIQVTRLKCGGFIFGLHLNHSVADGFGIVQFIKATAEIARGAFAPSILPVWQRALLTARDPPRITFRHYEYDQVVDTKSTLIPVNNMIDQVFFFSQLQISTLRKTLPAHLHDCSSFEIFAAYVWRLRTIALQFKPEEEVRFVCVVNLRSKIDIPLGYYGNAIVFPAVITTVAKLCGNPLGYAIDLIRKAKAKATTEYIKSMVDLMVIKGRPCLTTVGSFIMSDVTRIGFENVDFGWEKAIFGGPITGGSGIIRGMTSFCIPFMNRNGEKGTVITLCLPPPAMERFREMFMPHCK
- the LOC116402027 gene encoding uncharacterized protein LOC116402027, giving the protein MSRRSGRREMACCANWTFHMSVFDVTTVCSKTPLVVDVGYAFVAETKSNSEFLKLTQSSMTVVEYEKKYTKLSKYATSLIEDEAKRCKRFEEGLREKIRTPMSRIDLDISLNAEPTLYIRCTYYTCTNSKKIYSSARAS